GGGGGGCACACTTCTCCCCCAGCCCTgagaggaggagctggacagGAGAGCTGGGAGTGCCGGGCAGTGTTCACATGTCCTGCCTTGCCTGTGgcccagagagggagggagggagggagggaggtcatggagagagagagagagagagagtagagaaagacaaaaacaacaaatacaagaaagaaaggaaaacatGGCAAGAGGAAATAGTAAAAAGACGATGAGAGAAACCAAAATTATGAGGGAGAAGAAAACCCCTCTGTTCACCACAGTGTGGAGAgatcaagaaagagagagggagggatgtgtgtgtgcgtttgtgcatttggttgtgtgtatgtgtgtgtgtgtgtgtgtgtgtgtgtgtgtgtaaagaaagGCCGAGAGAACGTCCAGaaagatggggggagggggggggggtgctgagtGTCCCCCTCAGGGGCAGCAGGGGTTGTCGATGACCAGCATGACGTCGATGCCGTACACCTCCAGCAGGTCCACCAGGAAGCCGCGGTCCCCCTGCGGGTCCAAGCCCATGGCCCTCACGTGCTCCGTGGTCAGCGTGGGGTCCGAGCTCCCGGCCACCTCACACAGCGTCTGGAAGATCCGGTTATTCTGCTCCATGAAGAACCTGCAGAAGAGGAGAACCAGTACCGGTACTGTTACCTGTTAACCCGAAAGGAACCCTAGCGGTGAACTCTAGAGCTGAACTTTGAGGTGAAGCTGGagtgtgtttcccaaaaccatagttgctaacctgttagcaactttgttggttgcaatgcaattttccagtgccaaccaactaagttgctaacttagttagcaactataaTTTTGGGAAACACGGCCCTGAACAGCAGTAGTGAacacagaggcagcagcaggaaTGTTACACTGTGTGTACAGAAATGGAGAAGAGATCTGAGTTCTGTCGACAGTGAAAAATTATgaatatttcatgttttgtcTCTGTTGACCATGAGATCATTGCTAAATAATGTGTTTTAACGGGGGCTGTTAAAACGCTTGTGCATTTAAAAAGTCTATTTGGTTGTGCCTTCATGCAGCAAATGTTTtgttgtgagctgtgtgtgtgtttgagagtgtgtgtgagtgtgtgtgtgtgtgtgtgtgtgtgtgtgtgtgtgtgtgtgtgtgtatatgattaCTCACAGGATGAAGAGGTCCTCTTCATTAGCCCCGCAGTCTCCATCAACCTCCTGAGAGTACAGCAGTAACTGCCTGCAAACATGTAATAGCACCAACTCAATTAACAGCCTCAAACACTACGCCGTGGAACATCAACAACATTGCTTTCTGCATTACCATCCAACCAtcatcacatgtgtgtgtgtgtgtgtgtgtgtgtgtgtgtgtgtgtgtgtgtgcttgtgatgtgtatgtgtatgtgtatgtgtatgtgtatgtgtatgtgtatgtgtatgtgtatgtgtatgtgtgcgtgttcggGCATGTTTCTATGTTTCTCCAAGTTTGCAGCAGTGTTcaatataatatacagtaatactgtaatatAGCCAGTCACATTATTTTACTGGGCTATTTATTATAGGTTTGGCTAGTTCCTTATCGAGATTGTTGATAAAAAGCCAGTTAAAATGAGCTTCCATTAGTCTGACCTGTTTTGGTCCACCTCTTAACACGGCCATATgttcaaatgtaggctatagcctatttcTATTTCTTTATGCAAAGGCTGACTGACTATCATTAGCTCTGAATGAACAAATAAGGCCATGGTGCTATTGAAGAAGAAATGTGTTAACAGAAGGCAGTGTGAAcgttatttaaaattattttgtcctcccacactcctcacactctctaTCCCCTTCTCCACTCACACTGCCTAATTTTTTTTGGGGAAGATCTCGTTTTCATTTGGTACTAAACGCTTCAACTGCTTGATTAACGCTGAAAGACAGAACATTGAGCTCTGGAcgacaatatatttttttgttggcCCAGCCTATAATTGACAACCATAAACGAAtccataaatgaatgaaaatgtaggctaccttcAGTCAAATGTTTCATGACTTTCTTCAGCTACAAACAGAATGTCAGGCCTCGGCCTTTAACAAGGCATTCAAAAGATCAAAAGTGCTGCCAATGAACTTGCCCATGCGTCACAATTTTCATCAAATAAGATATTAGTCTATAACTATACGTACACACcgccgccgacttgagcttccatgCGCCCCACATCAGAGTTCCAGCATGGTGCCGTTAAAGCCATATGAGTATGCCAGTGTGTTTCTCTAAAGGTCTGTGAGTTTGTAGTGGTGCTCTCTCTGAATTCAAACAAACGGCGCtggttgtcttgtgtgtgtgtgtgtgtgtgtgtgtgtgtgtgtgtgtgtgtgtgtgtgtgtgtgtgtgtgtacctctgttcGCTCAGTTTGCGGTACTTCTCCTTGTCGGCGCTGTTGAGGCGGAGTAGAGGCTGtaggctctctctgtgtgtccgcACATTCTGGTTGTCTATGTACAAGTCATAcagctccttcttctcctcaaAGATCTTCTCCGTAGTACCTgctctccaacacacacgcacacgcacacacacacacacacacacacgcacacgcacacgcacacgcacacgcacacgcacacgcacacagacacacaaacacacacacacagttaaaattACAGTAGATCATTACTTGGAAAGCATGTTTGAAATACACTTACTCAATTTTCTCTGACTCGTGAGTTCTGCATTTGTGCGTGACTACATAAGGacatcagtgtatgtgtgtgtgtgtgtgtgtgtgtgtgtgtgtgtctggatgtgcgtgtgagagagagtatttttGAAAGTGTGCACTCACAGGCTACGTATGACAGCTCTGTCTCCAGGGCAGTGATGTCAGCCACGTTGATGTAGAAAAAAGGGCGGAGCTCCGGCATCGAACCACCAATCCCAGGGATGGAGACGTTGGCAAGGCAACAGCAGCAGTACACTAAGCAGTTTTGGAATAAGTCGACCAATGagaacagcgcacttccagccCATGATAGCTAGACAGACTGAATTAAGCGTAAGCGATAAAATAATAATGGCCGACATTAAATATGAATCAAAGGGAAACTTTTTGACTACCATTCAGTAAGAAAGATAAGAAAGGGTGAAATGGTGCACTGGTGaatacatgtctgtgtttgtgcagaggTACATACAACATAAACAGAGTGTTTCtgcgttcacacatacacatattgtaTACGAGCCTGTGTGTCCCCTCGGTAGCTGGCCATgtgcatgtcgtgtgtgtgcatgtcaccaCTGTGGCTGTACATaaatctgtgtgtaagtgtgcttgTTTCACTTctgtagaggagtgtgtgtgtgaatatgtgtcacCTCTGTAGCTttacatgtgtatctgtgtgtgtgtgtgtgtgtgtgtgtgtgtgtgtatgagagaaagagacacagagagacagcaagagtgagtgagtgagtgagtgagtgagtgagtgagtgagtgagtgagtgagtgagtgagtgagtgagtgagtgagtgagtgagtgagtgagtgagtgagtgtgtgtgtgtgtgtgtgtgtgtgtgtgtgtgtgtgtgtgtgtgtgcgcgcatgtctcACCTCTGTAGCAGACCACACCAACCGGAGGTGGTGAGAAGATGAGGATGCGTTTCCGTAGCAGAGCGAACTTCCACAGGACCATGATTTGCTCTCCAAAGAACCGGATGAACTGAGACATGCACCCTGCTGGGTGAGTGATCTAAGGGGGGAaaacatgtgcgcgcacacacacacacacacacacacacacacagtaacagtcacacatacaaaaatattATAGTCGGTTTGGGAGGCTGGTTCCTTTCATTCTAATTGCAGCATCCTGGTGTGAGAAGTGGAGGTTAAAAAAAGATGTTAACCCACTAGAGTACCATCAGGACAatgcagaccacacacacacacacacacacacatactgaccttCATCTCGGGGTGCATGCAGCGGTTGACCATGGTGGTGAGTGCACTGGTCGGACAGGAAGTGACCAGGCCATTTCCTCCTGGAGGAAGAATGGCCTTTTTATCCTCATAGAAGGCCTCCAGAGGAGAGTACTGGCCAGGACACTTCAGCTGATGcctatgtgtacacacacacacacacacacacacacacacacacacacacacacacacacacacacacacacacacacacacacacacacacacacacacacacacacacacacacacacacacacacacacacacacacacacacacacacacacacagtttgaccAGTTtctataaaaacacacaatcaGAACTGTGTGTGCCTAAATGTCTGTTATATGTACTTGTTCAACAGGGTGTGTATCTTCTTGGAGTCAGTATAACTGCACTTATTTGTGCTTTATCAACAACAAGCTGGACTTATTTCAAAGTTTCAGGTTTGTtcagattagtcgactaattgAAAAATGAATCGAAAGATTGGTCGTCAGAAAATGAGTCGTTAGTTGCAGCATGGTAGTTATTCTTACTTATCTTTTTATAGAGGAGACATTTTTGCTTGACTCCCTCTTGAGGGGAGAgtcattaaaacaaaaaaggctgataaaaaaaaaatcagcagcaCATTTCATTCAAGGAATCTGAGACTATACTCAGTAGAGTTGAAGGGTACATCAA
This sequence is a window from Sardina pilchardus chromosome 10, fSarPil1.1, whole genome shotgun sequence. Protein-coding genes within it:
- the dennd11 gene encoding DENN domain-containing protein 11 — encoded protein: MVEQSDRAPLLDWEEVPPPEPVPTVPSSQEENELRSSPSNCQPADNSIPVAGWNTSPGAPTAVAAVTSRDSSSPSKQGGLGGDAESPDERDSTFPGLCVKDRAVTGWEEKDQIISVFVVTFDTRSGNMVEWCLPQDMDLDGVEFKSMASGSHRIASDFIYFRKGSYFGLACFANMPVESELERGARMKSVGILSPSYTLLYRYMHFLENQVRHQLKCPGQYSPLEAFYEDKKAILPPGGNGLVTSCPTSALTTMVNRCMHPEMKITHPAGCMSQFIRFFGEQIMVLWKFALLRKRILIFSPPPVGVVCYRVYCCCCLANVSIPGIGGSMPELRPFFYINVADITALETELSYVACTTEKIFEEKKELYDLYIDNQNVRTHRESLQPLLRLNSADKEKYRKLSEQRQLLLYSQEVDGDCGANEEDLFILFFMEQNNRIFQTLCEVAGSSDPTLTTEHVRAMGLDPQGDRGFLVDLLEVYGIDVMLVIDNPCCP